A genomic window from Silene latifolia isolate original U9 population chromosome Y, ASM4854445v1, whole genome shotgun sequence includes:
- the LOC141631624 gene encoding protein FAR1-RELATED SEQUENCE 5-like, with translation MDNSRVNQGPVKTFRMFKEYVRRYKNVGASLKYFKKFSRDVKKYIKEYDAEMPIEGFMQKRARCPSFYFDFDVDEDKRLTKVFWADPIAIKNYALFVDSVSFDTTFDFNEYRMVFCPFTGVDNHKKCVTFAAGLIMRENEESFTWLFDNFIKAMGGCYPTTLITDQCNTIHRFCMWHIMKKLPDKVGSTIYKDTDFLKEISSIVWNKDIEPTEFESSWCSIMAKHDLSGNGWLKSMFEDSKVWIPAYFRDTYMGGLLRTTSRSESENNLFGNFTNPNLSLVQFWMRFQSAMDAQPWKHSKLTADSKNSSPILSTPLSIEKKCAEFYTPPVFYDFQ, from the exons ATGGATAACTCACGTGTTAACCAGGGGCCTGTGAAGACATTTCGAATGTTTAAAGAGTACGTTAGGAGATATAAAAACGTAGGCGCTTCCTTAAAATATTTTAAGAAATTTTCAAGGGATGTAAAGAAATACATTAAAGAATATGATGCGGAAATGCCGATAGAGGGCTTCATGCAAAAAAGAGCTAGGTGTCCctcattttactttgattttgatGTTGATGAGGACAAAAGACTCACTAAGGTTTTCTGGGCTGATCCAATTGCAATTAAGAACTATGCACTCTTTGTTGATTCTGTGTCTTTTGACACCACATTCGATTTTAATGAATACCGTATGGTGTTTTGTCCTTTTACGGGGGTTGACAACCATAAAAAATGTGTCACTTTTGCGGCTGGTTTGATAATGCGGGAGAATGAAGAGTCTTTTACCTGGCTTTTTGACAATTTTATAAAGGCAATGGGTGGGTGTTATCCTACTACTCTTATTACTGACCAAT GCAACACAATACACAGATTctgtatgtggcatatcatgaaaaAATTGCCTGACAAAGTTGGTTCAACCATTTACAAAGACACAGACTTTCTAAAAGAAATAAGTTCTATTGTTTGGAATAAAGATATTGAGCCAACTGAATTTGAGTCGAGCTGGTGTTCAATTATGGCAAAACATGATTTGTCTGGAAATGGGTGGCTGAAATCCATGTTTGAGGACAGCAAAGTATGGATTCCTGCATATTTTCGGGACACTTATATGGGTGGGCTTCTGAGGACAACTTCAAGGTCAGAATCAGAGAATAATTTATTCGGCAACTTCACCAACCCCAACCTATCACTTGTTCAGTTTTGGATGCGCTTCCAGTCAGCAATGGATGCTCAACCTTGGAAGCATTCTAAGTTAACTGCTGATTCTAAAAACTCCTCTCCTATCTTATCAACTCCCCTTTCTATAGAAAAGAAGTGTGCTGAATTTTACACACCACCTGTGTTTTATGATTTTCAATAA